One stretch of Streptomyces sp. R21 DNA includes these proteins:
- a CDS encoding histidine-type phosphatase, whose protein sequence is MNRIAATPALALALSALLATPLSAQAADHGHPSGSYATKTPYAPQQDLRTYQRAPKGFVPVFTENVSRHGSRAATSGDDADLILQLWDRAASEGELTRAGADFGPQVRSLKAAMEKIGYGNLSGRGKREIQDTAARMEQRLPGLFTRIAEDSEPIDVVSSGQGRAVDSGNLFATALADADPDLAPLIGPARTDPDLLYFHKSAGGAAYRDYIAHDQRLATTLKKITEQPATHRAAGDVLRKIFTPAFVQRISDSEFSSIGTDVEAAEAVYNLYSIAPTMSDEGNWTLWRYLAPRDAAWFAYLSDAEDFYEKGPGFADSDITYKMADVLLDDFFKKAEAKRAGTSDLGAELRFTHAEEIIPLATLMQLPGSTSPVTEGQPYTYADNVWRGASVAPMAANIQWDVFRKGATYLVRMLYNEKETAFKQGCVPVSKGSKFYDLDELERCFGRTAS, encoded by the coding sequence ATGAATCGCATCGCCGCCACCCCCGCCCTGGCGCTCGCGCTCTCCGCGCTCCTGGCCACCCCGCTCTCGGCGCAGGCCGCGGATCACGGGCATCCGTCCGGCAGTTACGCCACGAAGACCCCCTACGCGCCGCAGCAGGATCTGCGCACGTATCAGCGGGCGCCCAAGGGCTTCGTACCGGTGTTCACGGAGAACGTCTCCCGCCACGGCTCGCGCGCGGCGACGAGCGGCGACGACGCGGACCTCATCCTGCAGTTGTGGGACCGGGCCGCGAGCGAAGGTGAACTCACCCGTGCCGGAGCGGACTTCGGCCCGCAGGTGCGGTCGCTGAAGGCCGCGATGGAGAAGATCGGGTACGGCAACCTCAGCGGCCGGGGCAAGCGGGAGATCCAGGACACGGCCGCGCGGATGGAGCAGCGGCTTCCCGGGCTGTTCACGCGGATCGCCGAGGACTCCGAGCCCATCGACGTCGTCAGCTCGGGACAGGGCCGCGCCGTCGACAGCGGCAACCTCTTCGCCACCGCGCTCGCCGACGCCGACCCGGACCTGGCCCCGCTCATCGGTCCGGCCAGGACCGACCCCGACCTGCTCTACTTCCACAAGTCCGCCGGCGGCGCCGCCTACCGCGACTACATCGCCCACGACCAGCGGCTCGCGACGACCCTCAAGAAGATCACCGAGCAGCCGGCCACCCACCGTGCGGCCGGCGACGTACTGCGGAAGATCTTCACCCCGGCCTTCGTCCAGCGGATCTCGGACAGTGAGTTCTCCTCGATCGGCACCGATGTCGAGGCGGCCGAAGCCGTCTACAACCTGTACAGCATTGCCCCGACCATGAGCGACGAGGGCAACTGGACCCTCTGGCGCTACCTCGCTCCTCGCGACGCCGCCTGGTTCGCCTACCTGAGCGACGCGGAGGACTTCTACGAGAAGGGGCCGGGCTTCGCCGACAGCGACATCACCTACAAGATGGCAGACGTCCTGCTCGACGACTTCTTCAAGAAGGCCGAGGCCAAGCGCGCCGGGACCAGCGACCTGGGCGCGGAGCTGCGCTTCACCCATGCCGAGGAGATCATTCCCCTCGCCACACTGATGCAACTGCCCGGCAGCACAAGCCCGGTGACGGAGGGTCAGCCGTACACCTACGCGGACAACGTCTGGCGGGGTGCGTCGGTGGCGCCGATGGCCGCGAACATCCAGTGGGACGTGTTCCGCAAGGGCGCCACCTATCTGGTGCGAATGCTCTACAACGAGAAGGAGACCGCGTTCAAGCAGGGTTGTGTGCCCGTCTCCAAGGGCAGCAAGTTCTACGACCTGGACGAACTGGAGCGCTGCTTCGGCCGTACGGCGTCCTAG
- a CDS encoding TetR/AcrR family transcriptional regulator, producing the protein MAQNPTRRAALTDAAIDVLAREGARGLTFRAVDVQAGVPAGTASNYFANRDDLLHQTARHIHHRLTPDPTVLTELLRAPRDRALVTALMHDLMRRIADDRAGYLAMLELRLEATRRPELRAELTGTIRDELEANIAYHLGEGFPGDRRTVVLLYLAMTGLIVEHLTLPEVLGSDGPAALIDSLVERLLPDPAV; encoded by the coding sequence ATGGCCCAGAACCCCACTCGTCGTGCCGCACTCACGGACGCCGCCATCGACGTCCTGGCCCGCGAAGGCGCCCGCGGTCTCACCTTCCGTGCGGTCGACGTCCAGGCCGGTGTCCCCGCCGGCACCGCCTCCAACTACTTCGCCAACCGTGACGATCTGCTCCACCAGACCGCCCGTCACATCCACCACCGGCTCACCCCGGACCCCACCGTCCTGACCGAGCTGCTGCGCGCGCCTCGCGACCGCGCGCTGGTGACCGCCCTGATGCACGACCTGATGCGCCGTATCGCCGACGACCGGGCCGGCTACCTGGCCATGCTCGAACTACGGCTGGAGGCCACTCGCCGCCCCGAGCTGCGCGCCGAACTCACCGGCACGATCCGTGACGAGCTGGAGGCCAACATCGCCTACCACCTGGGCGAGGGTTTCCCCGGGGACCGCCGCACGGTCGTCCTCCTCTACCTCGCCATGACCGGCCTGATCGTCGAACACCTCACGCTCCCCGAGGTGTTGGGGTCCGACGGGCCCGCGGCGCTGATCGACTCCCTCGTCGAGCGGCTCCTCCCGGACCCGGCCGTCTGA
- a CDS encoding dihydrofolate reductase family protein, with amino-acid sequence MRKLTYFIGTTIDGFIAAPDGDFRFLFPYVTEDYLPHLTGEYPETLSTPGRAALGVADAPNTRFDTVLMGRSTYGEGLPDGLTSPYAHLRQIVLSRSLGTAPDPAVEVTAEDPVALVRRLKKEEGLGIWLCGGADLAGQLLPEVDELIVKQYPVVAGSGIPLFRADFSPRAFTLTGSRVFERGNVVLTYAKASD; translated from the coding sequence ATGCGCAAGCTCACCTACTTCATCGGCACCACCATCGACGGCTTCATCGCGGCGCCCGACGGCGACTTCCGCTTTCTCTTCCCGTACGTCACGGAGGACTACCTGCCGCACCTCACCGGCGAGTACCCCGAGACCCTCTCCACGCCGGGCCGTGCGGCCCTCGGTGTCGCCGACGCGCCCAACACGCGCTTCGACACCGTGCTCATGGGACGCAGCACGTACGGCGAAGGTCTCCCCGACGGCCTCACCAGTCCCTACGCCCATCTGCGGCAGATCGTCCTCTCCCGCTCCCTCGGCACCGCCCCGGACCCGGCCGTGGAGGTCACCGCCGAGGACCCGGTCGCGCTGGTGCGCAGGCTCAAGAAGGAGGAAGGCCTCGGCATCTGGCTCTGCGGCGGCGCCGATCTGGCCGGGCAACTGCTGCCCGAGGTCGACGAGTTGATCGTCAAGCAGTACCCGGTCGTGGCCGGCTCCGGAATCCCCCTGTTCCGTGCCGACTTCTCCCCGCGCGCCTTCACGCTCACCGGCAGCCGTGTATTCGAGCGGGGGAACGTCGTCCTGACCTACGCCAAGGCGTCCGACTGA
- a CDS encoding permease: MTALAAVAAVLALTGTQWLNQPAVAAWRTVCLAITVQALPFLLLGTALSGAINAFVPADLFTKVLPRRPALAVPVAGVAGVVLPGCECASVPVANSLIKRGVTPAAAFAFLLSAPAINPIVLTATAVAFPGNPAMVAARLLASLATAAVMGWLWLWLGREEWLRSTARHTGHQPGGNRWNEFRRGFQHDFLHAGGFLVLGAMAAATFNVTVPRAVLDTFSGSPWLSVLFLAGLAVVLAVCSEADAFVAASLTGFSPTARLAFMVVGPMVDLKLIALQAGTFGRAFALRFSSATTVVAVVTSVLIGGALL; the protein is encoded by the coding sequence ATGACGGCCCTCGCCGCGGTGGCAGCCGTACTCGCCCTCACAGGCACCCAGTGGCTGAACCAGCCGGCCGTCGCGGCCTGGCGCACCGTCTGCCTGGCCATCACCGTCCAGGCGCTGCCCTTCCTTCTGCTGGGCACGGCGCTGTCCGGCGCGATCAACGCCTTCGTGCCCGCCGATCTGTTCACCAAGGTGCTGCCCAGGCGGCCCGCGCTCGCCGTGCCGGTCGCGGGTGTCGCCGGGGTGGTCCTGCCGGGCTGTGAGTGCGCGTCCGTGCCCGTGGCGAACAGCCTGATCAAGCGCGGTGTCACCCCCGCCGCGGCCTTCGCCTTCCTTCTCTCCGCCCCCGCGATCAACCCCATCGTGCTGACCGCTACGGCGGTGGCGTTCCCCGGCAATCCCGCCATGGTCGCCGCCCGGCTGCTGGCCTCCCTCGCCACCGCCGCCGTCATGGGCTGGCTCTGGCTCTGGCTGGGCCGCGAGGAGTGGCTGCGCTCCACCGCCCGGCACACCGGACACCAGCCGGGCGGCAACCGCTGGAACGAGTTCCGCCGCGGCTTCCAGCACGACTTCCTGCACGCCGGTGGCTTCCTCGTCCTCGGTGCCATGGCGGCGGCCACCTTCAACGTGACCGTGCCGCGCGCCGTCCTCGACACCTTCTCCGGCTCGCCCTGGCTCTCCGTGCTGTTCCTCGCCGGGCTCGCCGTGGTCCTCGCGGTCTGCTCGGAGGCCGACGCGTTCGTGGCGGCCTCGCTCACCGGCTTCTCGCCGACCGCGCGGCTCGCCTTCATGGTCGTCGGCCCCATGGTGGACCTGAAACTGATCGCCCTTCAGGCGGGCACCTTCGGCCGGGCCTTCGCGCTCCGCTTCTCCTCCGCGACCACCGTCGTGGCCGTCGTCACCAGCGTCCTGATCGGAGGAGCACTGCTGTGA
- a CDS encoding TIGR03943 family protein: MKRPAQTLLLALTGFGLLHASLFSDLYLRYVKEGLRPLLITSGVLLLLLGLASAALDRRRDGHAGGAEHDAHGQGHGHGHDHSTAPRIAWLLFLPALSLLLYAPPALGAYTASRANDKAVKEQKRFDPLPATSPLPLTLTQFTTRVQQDPERAIKGRSVQMTGFVTPDKQGGGWYLTRIIFTCCAADSQSVKVRMYGKPAPPADAWVAVTGNWHPHGALGTRSAEPALDVRATRRISPPVNAYTDDLPLTPS; encoded by the coding sequence GTGAAGCGCCCCGCACAAACGCTTCTGCTCGCCCTGACCGGATTCGGCCTGCTGCACGCCTCTCTCTTCAGCGACCTCTACCTCCGCTACGTCAAGGAGGGCCTGCGCCCGCTGCTGATCACCTCAGGCGTACTGCTCCTGCTGCTGGGCCTGGCGAGCGCGGCCCTGGACCGCAGACGCGACGGCCATGCGGGGGGCGCCGAGCATGACGCACATGGACAGGGGCATGGACACGGCCACGACCACTCCACCGCCCCCCGTATCGCCTGGCTTCTCTTCCTGCCCGCCCTCAGCCTGCTCCTCTACGCCCCGCCCGCCCTCGGCGCGTACACCGCGTCGCGCGCGAACGACAAGGCGGTCAAGGAGCAGAAGAGGTTCGACCCGCTCCCCGCGACCTCGCCGCTGCCGCTGACGCTCACGCAGTTCACCACCCGGGTCCAGCAGGACCCGGAACGCGCCATCAAGGGCCGTAGCGTGCAGATGACCGGCTTCGTCACCCCGGACAAGCAGGGCGGCGGCTGGTACCTGACGCGGATCATCTTCACCTGCTGCGCGGCGGACTCGCAGTCGGTCAAGGTCCGGATGTACGGGAAACCCGCCCCGCCGGCGGACGCCTGGGTGGCCGTCACCGGCAACTGGCATCCGCACGGCGCGCTCGGCACCCGGTCCGCGGAGCCGGCCCTCGACGTCCGCGCCACCCGACGCATCTCCCCACCGGTCAACGCCTACACGGACGACCTGCCGCTCACGCCCTCGTAG
- a CDS encoding NADH:flavin oxidoreductase/NADH oxidase, protein MSTLFEPYTLRELTIPNRVWMPPMCQYSAAPEGPETGAPADWHFAHYAARAAGGTGLIIVEATAVSPEGRISPYDLGIWNDTQVEAFRRITRFLVAQGTVPAIQLAHSGRKASTDRPWKGGAPVGTDAYGWRPLGPSPLAFDERHPVPAELSVAEIQEIVRQFADAARRALAAGFEVAELHGAHGYLINEFLSPHSNRRTDAYGGSYENRTRFALEVVDAVREVWPDDKPLFFRISATDWLEEDGWTADDTVRFAAQLHEHGIDLLDVSTGGNASGVRIPVGPGYQVPFAARVKNETPMPVAAVGLITDAEQAEKIVANGEADAVLLGRELLRNPSFARLAARELGADVHVPDQYHRSV, encoded by the coding sequence GTGAGCACGCTCTTCGAGCCCTACACCCTGCGCGAGCTGACCATCCCGAACCGGGTGTGGATGCCCCCGATGTGCCAGTACTCGGCCGCACCGGAGGGCCCGGAGACCGGCGCCCCGGCCGACTGGCACTTCGCGCACTACGCGGCCCGCGCCGCCGGGGGCACGGGCCTGATCATCGTCGAGGCCACCGCCGTGTCCCCCGAGGGCCGCATCTCGCCGTACGACCTCGGTATCTGGAACGACACCCAGGTCGAGGCGTTCCGCCGGATCACCCGCTTCCTCGTGGCCCAGGGCACCGTCCCCGCGATCCAGCTCGCGCACAGCGGCCGCAAGGCCTCGACCGACCGCCCCTGGAAGGGCGGCGCGCCGGTCGGCACGGACGCCTACGGTTGGCGGCCGCTCGGCCCGAGCCCGCTGGCGTTCGACGAGCGGCACCCCGTTCCCGCCGAGCTGAGCGTGGCCGAGATCCAGGAGATCGTGCGGCAGTTCGCCGACGCGGCCCGCCGCGCCCTCGCCGCCGGTTTCGAGGTGGCCGAACTCCACGGCGCCCACGGCTACTTGATCAACGAGTTCCTCTCGCCACACTCCAACCGCCGCACCGACGCCTATGGCGGCTCGTACGAGAACCGCACCCGCTTCGCCCTCGAAGTCGTCGACGCCGTACGGGAGGTGTGGCCGGACGACAAGCCGCTCTTCTTCCGCATCTCGGCCACCGACTGGCTGGAGGAGGACGGCTGGACCGCCGACGACACCGTCCGTTTCGCCGCCCAGCTCCACGAGCACGGCATCGACCTGCTCGACGTCTCCACCGGCGGCAACGCCTCCGGCGTACGCATCCCGGTCGGCCCCGGCTACCAGGTCCCCTTCGCCGCCCGCGTGAAGAACGAGACGCCGATGCCCGTCGCCGCCGTCGGCCTCATCACGGACGCCGAGCAGGCCGAGAAGATCGTCGCCAACGGCGAGGCCGACGCGGTGCTGCTGGGCCGCGAGCTCCTGCGCAACCCGTCCTTCGCCCGCCTCGCGGCACGGGAACTCGGCGCCGACGTCCACGTGCCGGACCAGTACCACCGCTCCGTCTGA
- a CDS encoding ArsR/SmtB family transcription factor — translation MTPVAPTAGSRDLPHPLPEEIRLEGVLHALSDPLRLQVVRELAADGDELSCSHFDLPVTKSTTTHHFRVLRESGVIRQVYRGTAKMNGLRADDLDALFPGLLDSVLGAAARQQERLADG, via the coding sequence GTGACGCCCGTCGCCCCGACTGCCGGCAGTCGGGATCTCCCGCACCCGCTGCCCGAGGAGATCCGTCTGGAGGGCGTGCTGCACGCGCTGTCCGACCCGCTGCGGCTGCAGGTCGTGCGAGAGCTCGCCGCCGACGGCGACGAGCTCTCGTGTTCGCACTTCGACCTGCCGGTCACCAAGTCCACCACCACGCACCACTTCCGAGTGCTGCGCGAGAGCGGAGTGATCCGGCAGGTCTACCGGGGCACGGCCAAGATGAACGGGCTGCGCGCGGACGACCTGGACGCGCTCTTTCCCGGCCTCCTGGACAGCGTCCTCGGCGCGGCCGCCCGACAGCAGGAGCGGCTGGCCGACGGCTGA
- a CDS encoding nucleobase:cation symporter-2 family protein, whose translation MATTAPVHPVDEVPPISRLAAFGLQHVLAMYAGAVAVPLIVGGAMKLSPADLAYLITADLLVCGIATLIQCVGFWRFGVRLPIMQGCTFAAVSPMVLIGTTGGGLPAIYGSVIVAGLAIVLLAPVFGRLLRFFPPLVTGTVILIIGVSLLPVAGNWAAGGVGAKDFGEPKNLALAGFVLAVVLGVQRFAPVFLSRIAVLIGIAVGLAVAVPFDFTDFGGVGDADWVGISTPFHFGAPTFHASAIASMLVVALVTMTETTGDLIAVGEMTDRRIEPRSLSDGLRADGLSTVLGGVFNTFPYTAYAQNVGLVGMTRVRSRWVVAASGGMLVLLGLLPKLGAVVAAIPAPVLGGAGLVMFGTVAASGLRTLARVDFKDNHNLTVVAVSVAVGLLPVGVPTVYAKFPDWFQTVMNSGISAGCLTAIALNLLFNHLPGSGTSAEGPVETGAKAEVTA comes from the coding sequence ATGGCGACCACAGCACCCGTGCATCCCGTCGACGAGGTCCCGCCCATCAGCCGACTGGCCGCCTTCGGGCTCCAGCACGTGCTCGCGATGTACGCGGGCGCGGTGGCCGTTCCGCTGATCGTGGGCGGGGCGATGAAGCTGTCGCCCGCCGATCTGGCGTATCTGATCACCGCGGACCTGCTGGTGTGCGGCATCGCTACGCTCATCCAGTGCGTGGGCTTCTGGCGCTTCGGCGTACGGCTGCCGATCATGCAGGGCTGCACCTTCGCGGCCGTCTCGCCGATGGTGCTCATCGGGACGACGGGCGGCGGACTGCCTGCGATCTACGGCTCCGTGATCGTCGCCGGGCTTGCGATCGTCCTGCTCGCCCCGGTCTTCGGGCGGCTGCTGCGCTTCTTCCCGCCGCTCGTCACGGGCACGGTCATCCTGATCATCGGCGTCTCGCTGCTGCCGGTGGCGGGCAACTGGGCGGCCGGCGGCGTGGGCGCGAAGGACTTCGGCGAGCCGAAGAACCTGGCGCTGGCGGGCTTCGTGCTCGCGGTGGTGCTCGGAGTGCAGCGGTTCGCCCCGGTGTTCCTGAGCCGGATCGCCGTGCTGATCGGCATCGCCGTGGGGCTGGCGGTCGCCGTGCCGTTCGACTTCACGGACTTCGGCGGGGTCGGTGACGCCGACTGGGTCGGGATCAGCACTCCGTTCCACTTCGGCGCGCCGACCTTCCACGCCTCCGCGATCGCCTCGATGCTGGTCGTGGCGCTGGTGACGATGACCGAGACGACCGGTGACCTGATCGCGGTCGGCGAGATGACCGACCGGAGGATAGAGCCGCGCTCGCTCTCCGACGGCCTGCGGGCCGACGGCCTGTCCACGGTCCTGGGCGGCGTGTTCAACACGTTCCCGTACACGGCGTACGCGCAGAACGTGGGGCTCGTCGGCATGACCCGTGTCCGCAGCCGCTGGGTCGTCGCGGCCTCCGGCGGCATGCTGGTCCTGCTCGGCCTGCTGCCGAAGCTGGGCGCGGTGGTCGCCGCGATCCCGGCGCCGGTGCTCGGCGGCGCGGGCCTGGTGATGTTCGGCACCGTCGCCGCGAGTGGTCTGCGGACGCTGGCACGGGTGGACTTCAAGGACAACCACAACCTGACCGTCGTCGCCGTGTCGGTGGCCGTGGGCCTGCTGCCGGTCGGAGTGCCGACGGTCTACGCGAAGTTCCCCGACTGGTTCCAGACGGTGATGAACAGCGGCATCAGCGCGGGGTGCCTGACGGCGATCGCGCTCAACCTGCTCTTCAACCACCTGCCGGGCAGCGGGACTTCGGCCGAGGGCCCCGTTGAGACCGGAGCCAAGGCCGAGGTCACCGCCTGA
- a CDS encoding FAD-dependent oxidoreductase, whose amino-acid sequence MLHVAVVGSGPSGVYTAQSLVQQSQVPDIRVDVLDRLPCPYGLVRYGVAPDHEKIKSLQNNLRAVLEHGQVRFLGGVQVGPGGVPTERLRELYHAVVYCVGAATDRHLGVPGEDLPGSWSATEFVSWYSAHPDSVADGFVLGARTAVVIGVGNVAVDVTRMLARGAAELSPTDMPQEALTALAASHVTEISMVGRRGPSQARFTTKELRELGALPDTEVVVDPEELALDPACADPSGLPAANRRNVEVLRGWATAPPQGRARRIRLRFFLRPVELLPDRGRVGAVRFERTVPDGNGGVTGTGRYEDIEAQLVLRSVGYRGVPLEGLPFDAERATVPHSAGRVLREGAIAPGEYVAGWIKRGPTGVIGTNRPCAKETVTSLLEDAAMLVRRELPEDPLTVLRAEGATPVDWTGWQAIERAEAELGASLGRGVVKLPDWTSLLAAARGAGS is encoded by the coding sequence GTGCTGCATGTCGCCGTCGTCGGCTCGGGGCCCAGCGGGGTCTACACCGCCCAGAGTCTTGTCCAGCAGAGCCAGGTGCCCGACATACGGGTGGACGTACTGGACCGGCTGCCCTGCCCCTATGGCCTGGTGCGCTACGGAGTGGCGCCCGACCACGAGAAGATCAAGTCGCTGCAGAACAATCTGCGGGCGGTCCTGGAGCACGGGCAGGTGCGCTTCCTGGGCGGTGTCCAGGTCGGTCCGGGCGGGGTGCCGACGGAGCGGCTGCGGGAGCTGTATCACGCGGTGGTCTACTGCGTGGGCGCCGCCACCGACCGCCATCTCGGGGTGCCGGGCGAGGATCTGCCGGGCAGCTGGTCGGCGACCGAGTTCGTGTCCTGGTACAGCGCACACCCCGACTCCGTCGCCGACGGGTTCGTGCTCGGCGCCCGGACGGCCGTGGTCATCGGCGTCGGGAACGTCGCCGTCGACGTGACCCGGATGCTGGCCCGCGGCGCCGCCGAGCTGAGCCCCACCGACATGCCGCAGGAGGCTCTCACCGCACTGGCCGCGAGCCATGTCACGGAGATCAGCATGGTGGGCCGGCGCGGCCCCTCGCAGGCCCGCTTCACCACCAAGGAGCTGCGCGAGCTGGGCGCACTGCCGGACACCGAAGTCGTCGTGGATCCGGAGGAGTTGGCGCTCGACCCGGCCTGCGCCGACCCTTCCGGGCTGCCCGCCGCCAACCGGCGCAATGTGGAGGTGCTGCGCGGCTGGGCCACCGCTCCGCCGCAGGGCCGGGCGCGCCGCATCCGGCTGCGCTTCTTCCTGCGCCCGGTCGAACTGCTGCCCGACCGGGGCCGCGTGGGCGCGGTGCGCTTCGAGCGGACCGTCCCGGACGGGAACGGCGGGGTGACGGGCACGGGCCGGTACGAGGACATCGAGGCGCAGCTGGTGCTGCGCTCGGTCGGCTATCGCGGGGTGCCGCTGGAGGGGCTGCCGTTCGACGCGGAGCGCGCCACCGTGCCGCACAGTGCGGGGCGGGTCCTGCGCGAGGGCGCGATCGCGCCGGGCGAGTACGTGGCGGGCTGGATCAAACGCGGGCCGACCGGCGTCATCGGCACCAACCGGCCGTGCGCCAAGGAGACGGTGACCTCCCTGCTGGAGGACGCCGCCATGCTCGTACGACGGGAACTGCCCGAGGATCCGCTCACGGTGCTGCGCGCGGAGGGGGCGACTCCGGTCGACTGGACGGGGTGGCAGGCGATCGAGCGGGCCGAGGCCGAGCTCGGGGCCTCGCTCGGGCGGGGCGTGGTCAAACTTCCCGACTGGACGTCACTGCTGGCGGCGGCGCGTGGGGCGGGTTCGTAG
- a CDS encoding DUF6214 family protein, which yields MSVWPAWEVQEHESAMSWYHEIATSWFNVRLAFADGAQVDVLAVVSDGSVSIEDVRAQPPLSLDDLAVLADWIEEPLFEACGIGTGIEPPYEPQADEPPSRARQAWPRGQEGTRLVAEEYRAAQEDGVDPVLAVMCATGHSRRRTLRLIAGARDAGYLTPRHARR from the coding sequence GTGTCCGTGTGGCCCGCGTGGGAAGTGCAGGAGCACGAGAGCGCCATGTCCTGGTACCACGAGATCGCCACCTCGTGGTTCAACGTCCGGCTCGCCTTCGCGGACGGCGCCCAGGTCGACGTCCTCGCCGTGGTGTCCGACGGATCCGTCTCCATCGAGGACGTCCGCGCCCAACCTCCGCTGTCCCTGGACGACTTGGCGGTCCTCGCCGACTGGATCGAGGAACCGCTCTTCGAGGCGTGCGGCATCGGCACGGGCATCGAGCCGCCGTACGAACCCCAGGCGGACGAACCGCCGAGCCGTGCCCGGCAGGCCTGGCCGCGCGGCCAGGAGGGCACCCGGCTCGTCGCCGAGGAGTACCGGGCGGCCCAGGAGGACGGGGTGGACCCGGTGCTCGCGGTCATGTGCGCCACCGGCCACAGCCGCCGCCGCACGCTCAGGCTCATCGCCGGGGCGCGCGACGCGGGATACCTGACGCCTCGTCACGCACGGCGCTGA
- a CDS encoding DUF305 domain-containing protein — protein sequence MKVSASLVIAVLALAGCDSDSTPKSGKGNGPSVIAPGRPGEAAETLSAKDAEKRRAEDDSPNSADFAYARMMIEHHTQALTMTELAPKHAESSKVQRLAERIAAAQSPEIASMQSWLKAHGGGKKAAGHQHETMPGMATDAQLKSLRAARGKAFDRLFLKLMITHHDGAITMATDVKAQGNNIQIEEMADDVIAQQTSEIGRMRDMS from the coding sequence ATGAAAGTTTCCGCGTCACTGGTCATCGCCGTACTCGCACTCGCGGGCTGCGACTCCGACTCCACCCCCAAGTCCGGTAAGGGGAACGGACCTTCGGTGATCGCGCCGGGCAGGCCGGGTGAGGCCGCCGAGACGCTCTCGGCCAAGGACGCGGAGAAGCGCCGGGCCGAGGACGACTCCCCCAACTCGGCGGACTTCGCGTACGCGCGCATGATGATCGAGCACCACACGCAGGCCCTGACGATGACCGAACTCGCCCCGAAGCACGCCGAGTCGAGCAAGGTCCAGCGGCTCGCCGAGCGGATCGCTGCCGCGCAGAGTCCGGAGATCGCCAGCATGCAGAGCTGGTTGAAGGCGCACGGCGGCGGGAAGAAAGCCGCGGGGCACCAGCACGAGACGATGCCCGGCATGGCGACCGATGCGCAGCTGAAGTCGCTGCGCGCGGCGCGGGGCAAGGCGTTCGACAGGCTCTTCCTGAAGCTGATGATCACGCACCACGACGGGGCGATCACGATGGCCACGGACGTGAAGGCCCAGGGCAACAACATCCAGATCGAGGAGATGGCCGACGACGTGATCGCTCAGCAGACGAGCGAGATCGGCAGGATGCGCGACATGTCGTGA